The following proteins are encoded in a genomic region of Stutzerimonas balearica DSM 6083:
- a CDS encoding lysozyme inhibitor LprI family protein: protein MLTIRKITVIFLLLFVRTALSNDVNDPCEEIEASSQIALCAQYNKNQSDNLLNSTYKATLNRIRLQYQNSPLLADQYVSLLKAAQREWIDLRDADCKLEAFEIEKTAEAYQVTIDNCIAKMSNDRANYLKHIAPDI, encoded by the coding sequence ATGTTAACTATTAGAAAAATAACTGTAATTTTTTTGCTTTTGTTTGTACGCACAGCATTAAGCAATGATGTTAATGATCCATGCGAAGAGATTGAAGCCTCTTCTCAAATAGCCCTGTGTGCGCAATACAATAAAAATCAATCAGACAATCTTCTTAACTCAACGTACAAGGCCACTTTGAATCGAATCAGACTTCAGTATCAAAATTCACCTTTGCTAGCAGATCAATACGTTTCCCTATTAAAGGCGGCGCAGCGAGAGTGGATTGATCTGCGAGACGCAGATTGCAAGCTTGAAGCCTTTGAAATAGAGAAGACCGCAGAGGCTTATCAAGTAACGATTGATAATTGTATCGCCAAAATGAGTAATGACAGGGCGAACTATCTGAAACACATTGCACCTGACATATAA